The genomic DNA CAGGCAATGGCCGATAATGCCGCAACCCAGTGCGGATTTTGCACTCCCGGATTTGTTATGTCGTTCACCGCATTTTGCATGAACCACGAAGTTCCTACTACTGAGCGTGCCATTGAGGCAGTGGCCGGAAACATATGCAGGTGTACCGGATACAAATCCATAGAGCGGGCTGCAGCCGATATTGCAAGGGTAATGCAGGAAAAGAGCATATCGAACCCCGTTGGTTGGCTTGTTGGCAAAGGCTTTCTACCCAACTACTTTCTGGAAGTTCCAGGTAAACTTAAGCAAATTAAGGCTTTGGATGATGAAAGCAGTAGCACCTCACAGCTGATAGCCGGAGGAACCGACCTTATGGTTCAACGCCCCGAGAGTATCTACGAACAAAAAGTAAAATCGACCTTGGATGGATATCTCCCCAAGGAAATTACATTAAACGATTGCACCTGCACCGTTGGCGGTGCAACCCGTGTGAGTGAACTGATTGCTTCAGCAGAGCTGATGGAGCGTTTCCCTCATCTTAAGGAGTACCTGATGCTGGTTTCGTCGGAGCCCATCAGGAACATGGCTACCATTGCGGGAAACATAGTGAACGCCTCGCCAATAGGTGATTTAAGTGTAATGCTATTGGCATTAAATGCTCAAATAACCTCGCTTTCCGATGGCAAAACGCGCCAGCAACCGTTAACCCAGCTCTTTAAAGGGTACAAGCAACTGAACCTGAATGCTGGCGAGGTAATTCAGTACATCA from Tenuifilum sp. 4138str includes the following:
- a CDS encoding FAD binding domain-containing protein — its product is MISFILNDKPVNTSCNPGMSLLDFIRYESNLPGTKIGCREGDCGACTVLIGELTNDTVEYRSVTSCLYPLINAHGKHVVTIEGINLSNTLSPVQQAMADNAATQCGFCTPGFVMSFTAFCMNHEVPTTERAIEAVAGNICRCTGYKSIERAAADIARVMQEKSISNPVGWLVGKGFLPNYFLEVPGKLKQIKALDDESSSTSQLIAGGTDLMVQRPESIYEQKVKSTLDGYLPKEITLNDCTCTVGGATRVSELIASAELMERFPHLKEYLMLVSSEPIRNMATIAGNIVNASPIGDLSVMLLALNAQITSLSDGKTRQQPLTQLFKGYKQLNLNAGEVIQYITFELPKSTAQFSFEKVSKRKYLDIASVNSAMLIEVENGKVKKCRISAGGVAPIPLYLHQTSNYLTGKEINSQSVTQAITIMHDEISPISDIRGTAEYKKLLLKQLFLAHLQKFLGKQFEQIY